The Neisseria macacae ATCC 33926 genome contains the following window.
GCTGAGGTTTTTGACGGGTTTGGGCGCGGGCGCGAGTACGGCGATGACCAGCCACAATAGCATCAATACGCTGCAAAAGGTGAAAACGCCTGCAAAGCCGTATTGTTGAAACAGCCATCCGCCGCTTGCGCCGCCCACAAACAGCCCGACGGACTGCATGGTATTGTAAACGCCCATCGCCGTGCCTTTCAAATCGGCCGGCGCAATCTTAGAAACCATGGACGGCAGGCTGGCTTCCAATACGTTGAAGCCGATGAAGTAAACAACCAGATAGGCGGTAATCAGCCAAATCGAGTGCATGCCGAACAATAAGCCGATTTGCGCCGCTGCGATGCAGGCGATGCCGAGGATGAAGACTTGTTTGAGCTTGTTGCGGGTTTCGCCGATGATGATGAGGGGGATCATAATCACCAGCCCTGCAATAGTCGAGGGCAGATAGACTTTCCAATGCTGGATTTTTTCCAAACCGAGCTGCGTCATGGCAAAAGGCAGGGCGGTAAACAACGCCATTTGTGCGGCATGCAGCGCGAAAATGCCGAAATCCAAGTTGAGAAGCTGGCGGTCGCGGAGGACTTCGCCCATGCGCGAGGGCTGCGCCTGTGTGTCTTCGTGCAGCTTGGACACTTCGGGATCAGGAGTCATCCAAGCGACAACGCCTATGCTGATGACGGTCAGGATACCGGTCAGCATAAACAATCCGGAAACGCCGATAATATCGGCAATCATCGGGGCGACCACCAGACTGACGGAAAAGGTCAAACCTATGCTCAAACCTATCATCGCCATCGCGCGGGTACGCACGCCGTCTCGGGTCAAGTCGGCGAGCAACGCGGTCACTGCGGCGCTGACTGCGCCCGCCCCTTGTATGGCGCGCGCGGCAACCAGCATGGGCAATGAGTTGGCGGCAGCGGCGAGAAAACTACCGGCGGCAAAGACAATCAGTCCGACATAAATGGTTTTTTTACGTCCGAATTTATCGGAGGCGATGCCCAAAGGCAGTTGCAGCAAAGCCTGCGTCAGTCCGTAGATACCCATTGCCAGACCGACCAAAGTTTTGTTGTTTTCCGCGCCGGGCAACGAGGCGGCATATAAGGACAAAACGGGGAGAACCAAGAACATCCCCAACATACGCAGAGCGTAAACGCCGGAGAGGGTGGTGCTGGCACGCCATTCGTGCGGGAACATTTGGATGCGGGTGTCTTTTGCCATAAACGGTTTTTCAGACGACCCGGTAGGATTTTAAGGTCGTCTGAAATTTTAAAATTATCAGATGTGCGGATTATACAGGATTCAAAAGGGTTTGCATTTGCACGGGCGCAGCCGTTTATACCCCGCGGTCAGCCCCATTGCCAGCGG
Protein-coding sequences here:
- a CDS encoding MFS transporter; amino-acid sequence: MAKDTRIQMFPHEWRASTTLSGVYALRMLGMFLVLPVLSLYAASLPGAENNKTLVGLAMGIYGLTQALLQLPLGIASDKFGRKKTIYVGLIVFAAGSFLAAAANSLPMLVAARAIQGAGAVSAAVTALLADLTRDGVRTRAMAMIGLSIGLTFSVSLVVAPMIADIIGVSGLFMLTGILTVISIGVVAWMTPDPEVSKLHEDTQAQPSRMGEVLRDRQLLNLDFGIFALHAAQMALFTALPFAMTQLGLEKIQHWKVYLPSTIAGLVIMIPLIIIGETRNKLKQVFILGIACIAAAQIGLLFGMHSIWLITAYLVVYFIGFNVLEASLPSMVSKIAPADLKGTAMGVYNTMQSVGLFVGGASGGWLFQQYGFAGVFTFCSVLMLLWLVIAVLAPAPKPVKNLSYPVSPVWQEKHDSLYQALSQVEGVESITFSADKQTIYIKALQKGFDQEAAENIITGV